Proteins encoded in a region of the Pagrus major mitochondrion, complete genome genome:
- the ATP6 gene encoding ATP synthase F0 subunit 6 (TAA stop codon is completed by the addition of 3' A residues to the mRNA) yields the protein MMLSFFDQFSSPFFMGIPLMALALVLPWILFPTPSSHWLNNRLTTLQSWFVSSFARQLLMPVNQPGHKWALILTALMVFLLGLNLLGLLPYTFTPTTQLSINLGFAVPLWLATVLIGFRYQPNFSLAHLLPEGTPLLLIPVLIIIETISLMIRPLALGVRLTANLTAGHLLIQLISTGMFVLLPLQPTVAILTGILLLMLSMLEIAVAVIQAYVFILLLSLYLQENV from the coding sequence ATGATACTAAGCTTCTTCGATCAATTTTCAAGCCCATTTTTTATAGGAATCCCCCTCATAGCACTTGCCCTGGTTCTTCCCTGAATCCTCTTCCCAACTCCTTCTTCCCACTGACTAAACAACCGGCTAACAACCCTCCAAAGCTGGTTTGTCAGTTCATTTGCACGTCAACTTCTTATGCCTGTTAACCAGCCCGGGCACAAATGAGCCTTAATCTTAACTGCCTTGATGGTCTTCCTACTTGGCCTAAACTTACTTGGCCTCCTCCCCTATACCTTCACCCCCACTACCCAACTATCAATTAACCTGGGCTTTGCCGTCCCCCTCTGATTAGCAACCGTCCTCATCGGATTCCGCTACCAGCCAAACTTTTCTCTGGCCCACCTTCTGCCAGAAGGGACCCCTCTCCTACTGATTCCTGTCCTAATTATTATCGAAACAATTAGCTTAATAATTCGACCCCTTGCCCTTGGAGTACGGCTCACAGCAAACCTAACCGCCGGCCACCTTCTCATTCAACTTATTTCAACAGGCATGTTCGTCCTTCTCCCCCTACAACCTACCGTGGCAATTCTCACAGGGATTCTCCTCCTAATACTTTCCATGCTAGAAATTGCTGTTGCAGTAATTCAGGCCTATGTCTTTATTCTTCTTTTAAGCCTCTACCTACAAGAAAACGTTTA
- the ATP8 gene encoding ATP synthase F0 subunit 8, which yields MPQLNPAPWFNILVFSWVVFLTILLPKVLAHTFPNEPTLQSTEKPKTEPWTWPWY from the coding sequence ATGCCCCAACTAAACCCTGCACCCTGATTCAATATCCTGGTATTCTCGTGAGTAGTTTTTCTCACTATCTTACTCCCCAAAGTCTTAGCCCATACTTTTCCCAATGAGCCCACCCTTCAAAGCACTGAAAAACCTAAAACAGAACCCTGAACCTGACCATGATACTAA
- the COX2 gene encoding cytochrome c oxidase subunit II (TAA stop codon is completed by the addition of 3' A residues to the mRNA): MAHPSQLGFQDAASPVMEELLHFHDHALMIVFLISTLVLYIIVATVSTKLTNKYILDSQEIEVIWTILPAVILILIALPSLRILYLMDEINDPHLTIKAVGHQWYWSYEYTDYEELGFDSYMLPTQDLAPGQFRLLEADHRMVVPVESPIRILVSAEDVLHSWAVPALGVKMDAVPGRLNQTAFITSRPGVFYGQCSEICGANHSFMPIVVEAVPLEFFEKWSSLMLEDA, encoded by the coding sequence ATGGCCCATCCCTCACAACTAGGATTTCAAGATGCAGCTTCACCAGTAATAGAAGAACTCCTCCATTTCCACGACCACGCCCTAATGATTGTATTTTTAATCAGCACACTTGTACTTTACATTATCGTAGCGACAGTCTCCACTAAATTAACCAATAAATATATTTTAGACTCACAAGAAATTGAAGTGATCTGAACTATTCTTCCAGCAGTTATTTTAATTTTAATTGCTCTCCCATCCCTACGCATTCTCTACCTAATAGACGAAATTAATGACCCTCACCTCACAATCAAGGCCGTGGGACACCAATGATACTGAAGCTACGAATACACAGACTACGAGGAACTTGGCTTCGACTCTTATATACTTCCTACACAAGACCTTGCCCCAGGACAGTTCCGCCTTTTAGAAGCCGACCACCGAATGGTTGTCCCCGTTGAATCCCCCATTCGAATTCTAGTCTCAGCCGAAGACGTCCTCCACTCATGAGCAGTCCCAGCCCTTGGTGTAAAAATAGACGCCGTTCCAGGCCGCCTAAACCAAACAGCATTCATCACATCTCGTCCAGGAGTCTTTTATGGCCAATGCTCTGAAATCTGCGGAGCTAACCACAGCTTCATACCCATTGTAGTCGAAGCCGTACCCTTAGAGTTTTTCGAAAAATGATCTTCCCTAATGCTTGAAGATGCCT
- the COX3 gene encoding cytochrome c oxidase subunit III (TAA stop codon is completed by the addition of 3' A residues to the mRNA), with the protein MAHQAHAYHMVDPSPWPLTGAVAALLITSGTAMWFHFNSMILMTLGTVLLLLTMYQWWRDIIREGTFQGHHTPPVQKGLRYGMILFITSEVFFFLGFFWAFYHSSLAPTPDLGGCWPPTGISPLDPFEVPLLNTAVLLASGVTVTWAHHSIMEGERKQAIQSLTLTILLGFYFTFLQGLEYFEAPFTIADGVYGSTFFVATGFHGLHVIIGSTFLAVCLLRQIQYHFTSEHHFGFEAAAWYWHFVDVVWLFLYISIYWWGS; encoded by the coding sequence ATGGCCCACCAAGCACACGCATACCACATAGTCGACCCCAGCCCATGGCCCCTTACAGGCGCAGTTGCCGCCCTGCTTATTACTTCCGGAACCGCAATATGATTCCACTTCAACTCCATGATCCTAATAACCCTAGGAACTGTACTTCTTCTCCTCACAATATACCAGTGATGACGAGACATTATCCGAGAAGGGACATTCCAAGGCCACCACACGCCCCCCGTTCAAAAAGGACTTCGATATGGAATAATCCTCTTTATTACCTCAGAAGTTTTCTTCTTTCTAGGATTTTTCTGAGCTTTCTACCACTCAAGCCTAGCGCCAACGCCCGACTTAGGCGGGTGCTGACCCCCAACAGGTATTTCACCCCTAGATCCATTTGAAGTGCCCCTCCTCAATACAGCCGTCCTTCTTGCCTCAGGGGTCACAGTCACCTGAGCCCACCATAGCATTATAGAAGGCGAACGAAAACAAGCAATCCAATCCCTTACACTAACAATCCTACTTGGTTTTTACTTTACCTTCCTACAAGGCCTAGAATACTTTGAAGCGCCCTTTACTATCGCTGACGGCGTTTATGGCTCAACATTTTTTGTAGCAACTGGTTTCCATGGCCTACACGTGATTATTGGGTCAACCTTCTTAGCAGTCTGTCTTCTCCGCCAAATTCAATATCACTTTACATCTGAACACCACTTCGGATTCGAAGCAGCCGCCTGATACTGACACTTTGTAGACGTCGTATGACTGTTCTTGTACATCTCAATCTACTGATGAGGCTCATA
- the ND3 gene encoding NADH dehydrogenase subunit 3 (TAA stop codon is completed by the addition of 3' A residues to the mRNA), producing MNLVTTILIITAILSIILAIVSFWLPQMSPDYEKLSPYECGFDPLGSARLPFSLRFFLVAILFLLFDLEIALLLPLPWGDQLPSPLLTLLWAFAVLVLLTLGLIYEWLQGGLEWAE from the coding sequence ATGAACTTGGTTACAACAATTCTCATTATTACCGCTATCCTCTCCATTATCCTAGCTATCGTCTCCTTCTGACTTCCACAAATAAGCCCCGATTATGAAAAACTTTCCCCCTATGAATGCGGCTTTGACCCGCTTGGATCAGCCCGACTCCCCTTCTCCCTTCGATTTTTCCTCGTAGCAATTCTTTTCCTTCTTTTCGACCTAGAAATCGCCCTCCTCCTTCCACTCCCCTGAGGGGACCAACTGCCCTCCCCCCTGCTAACCCTACTCTGAGCCTTCGCTGTTCTAGTCCTTCTTACCCTAGGCCTTATTTACGAGTGGCTCCAAGGAGGACTCGAGTGAGCCGAAT